Proteins encoded in a region of the Roseateles sp. SL47 genome:
- a CDS encoding arginase family protein has translation MIELIVSQGRVADRAPRMIEGAARTAQALSQRYGMATRTVGCPQPAAQDDWRESLPQARETLKGLQAAVQASVRQGPLTVMLSNTCSASLASLPVVAREHPDAVVLWIDAHGDFNTPDTTDSGYLGGMVLAGACGLWDSGHGAGLQPRQVVLVGARDIDDQERALLADAGVRILPPAAVTPEAVLAAIGDAPVWVHIDWDVLDPGHLPADYSVPNGLHPHQIRALFEAIPAAQLRGMELAEFNASLDEAVNASALAVILDIVAPVFQRLGAA, from the coding sequence ATGATTGAACTCATCGTTTCTCAAGGCCGTGTGGCCGACCGCGCCCCGCGCATGATCGAAGGTGCCGCACGCACCGCCCAGGCGCTGAGCCAGCGCTACGGCATGGCAACGCGCACGGTTGGCTGCCCCCAGCCCGCTGCACAGGACGACTGGCGCGAAAGCCTGCCGCAGGCTCGTGAGACGCTGAAAGGCCTGCAGGCCGCCGTGCAGGCGAGCGTCCGTCAAGGGCCGTTGACGGTGATGCTTTCCAACACCTGCTCGGCCAGCCTGGCCAGCCTGCCGGTGGTGGCCCGTGAGCATCCGGACGCCGTGGTGCTCTGGATCGACGCACACGGGGATTTCAACACCCCGGACACCACCGATTCCGGCTATTTGGGCGGCATGGTGCTGGCGGGGGCCTGCGGGCTGTGGGACAGCGGCCATGGTGCCGGTCTGCAGCCGCGCCAGGTGGTGCTGGTCGGGGCGCGCGATATCGACGATCAGGAGCGGGCCCTGCTGGCAGATGCCGGGGTGCGCATCCTGCCCCCCGCCGCCGTCACGCCCGAAGCTGTGCTGGCGGCCATCGGCGATGCACCGGTGTGGGTGCACATCGACTGGGATGTCTTGGATCCCGGCCATCTACCCGCCGACTACTCGGTCCCCAACGGTTTGCATCCCCACCAGATTCGCGCCTTGTTCGAGGCGATTCCGGCCGCGCAACTGCGTGGCATGGAACTGGCCGAGTTCAATGCTTCGCTCGATGAAGCGGTGAATGCCTCCGCGCTGGCGGTGATCCTGGACATCGTCGCGCCGGTGTTTCAGCGGCTCGGCGCTGCCTGA
- the cysK gene encoding cysteine synthase A, with the protein MALYNSILDTIGRTPIVKLHRVAPPHVSLYVKVESFNPGGSVKDRLALAVVLDAESKGLLKPGDTLCECTSGNVGIALAMVAAARGYRFVAVMSDSYSLERRKLIRAYGGKVLLFPAALGSSGGNRIADELADRHGWFRARQFDNPANPAYHRETTAAEILSDFAGKRLDYFVTGFGTTGTLTGVGQMLKLARPRVRVVAAEPANAAVLAGQAWNVHQIQGWAPNFVPSVLDPSVIDELRPIDERVGRDTSRRLAAEEGIFVGISAGATVATALDVARGAPEGSVLLAMLPDTGERYLSTFLLEGMNEGSDDEWLSALGGPSVATLVEAAAPQTV; encoded by the coding sequence ATGGCTCTCTACAACAGCATCCTCGACACCATCGGCCGTACCCCCATCGTCAAACTGCACCGGGTCGCGCCACCGCATGTCAGCCTGTATGTGAAGGTTGAATCGTTCAATCCAGGCGGCTCGGTGAAGGACCGCCTCGCCCTGGCGGTGGTGCTGGACGCCGAATCCAAGGGTCTTCTCAAGCCTGGTGACACCCTCTGCGAGTGCACCTCCGGCAATGTTGGCATTGCACTGGCCATGGTGGCGGCGGCGCGAGGTTATCGATTCGTGGCGGTGATGTCCGATTCCTACTCCCTCGAGCGGCGCAAATTGATCCGGGCGTATGGCGGCAAGGTGCTGCTGTTCCCGGCGGCGCTGGGCAGCAGTGGTGGCAACCGCATTGCCGATGAACTGGCCGACCGCCACGGCTGGTTCCGTGCCCGCCAGTTCGACAACCCTGCCAACCCGGCCTATCACCGCGAGACCACGGCTGCCGAGATCCTCAGCGACTTTGCGGGCAAGCGCCTGGACTACTTCGTCACCGGCTTCGGCACCACCGGCACCCTGACCGGGGTGGGCCAGATGCTGAAGCTGGCGCGGCCGCGCGTGCGTGTGGTGGCGGCAGAACCGGCCAATGCGGCGGTGTTGGCCGGGCAGGCGTGGAATGTCCATCAGATCCAGGGTTGGGCCCCCAACTTCGTGCCCAGTGTGCTGGACCCGAGCGTGATTGATGAACTGCGGCCCATTGACGAGCGGGTGGGGCGTGACACCTCACGCCGCCTGGCCGCCGAGGAGGGGATTTTTGTCGGCATCTCTGCCGGGGCCACAGTGGCCACGGCCCTGGACGTGGCGCGAGGCGCGCCTGAAGGCTCCGTGCTGCTGGCCATGCTGCCCGACACCGGCGAGCGATATCTCTCCACCTTTTTGCTGGAGGGCATGAATGAGGGATCGGACGACGAGTGGCTGAGCGCCCTCGGCGGTCCGTCCGTCGCCACCTTGGTGGAAGCCGCCGCGCCGCAAACCGTCTGA